The following DNA comes from Moritella sp. 24.
AACCCTCTCTTTTCAAGCTTGGTGTCAGATCAAGTCTGAGCTAAGTTGTCACATATAAATTGTCAGGTATTTACGCCAATTAGCCGCTTACTCAGCTGGCGGACATCTTTGATATTGTTTGGGATACGATCTCTTACTGGAGCTAATGATAAGGAACAAAACGGTTGGTCGCTATTTTTGATGCGATAGACTCAGGGCTACTACCAATTATGACGAATATGGATTCTATTTAGTAGCAAGTCTTCCTTATGTCTGGCTGCGTGCAGACAAAACGTAAGCGTAGGTGCAACGACTCCTATGGTGTTACTGCCGAATACATTTGTTCCACAGTAATATACCCACATATAGCTTGTGGATTCAATTCACTACCGTTTCGTTCACAATGCCGGCGCGTATATGTCGGGAGAATGGTTTTGATGACTTTAATATGAGCGGGCACAAAGTCAAGGGTTTCGCTGTTACTCTCACCATTTTATGTAATGGGTCGACAAAGATGTTGTGGTTGATGTGTTTGAACAGTTTATAAAGACTCAGGATGATAACCAATTTATATCGCTTTAGATAATGCCAGTATACATAGACGTAAAGTGTTTCGGGGGGGATTATTTCGAGAAGTATGATCTTCCTATGCAGCGTATTTGGACAGTTCGAGGGATTGAATATTGTGGACGGGTTGAACATCAAGATTATCAATGAATTTTATCAAATAACGTTTAGAACGAAACTTTTCAGCGCTGGATGAACACCGCTAGGAACATAATTTGATGGGAAACCGATTTGGACCGAGAAAAGTTCATCTCAAATTTAAACTGACAGGCACTATGAGAAAAGTGAGTGACTGCCAGATAAAGTCTGAAATATTACAAATTAGACTGCATAAATTATTGTGCCACTATACACAATAAGAATCGGAAACGAGCCCTGGGTAACCAAGTTGTCTCAACGTCGTACTGACTCTGCATTCAATAGCTTCACATCATCCAAGCGACCGCTACCGCGGATCAGGAACCCGTTAACTTCCTCGATAACAACTCCTGGCTGAGCTTCCTCCAAGTCCGCTTGCAAGTCCCGGGTAAAGGTTTGCCACTGACCGTTTATCGATGACGTTCCCAAACCGTGATGAATATATTCATCTGTCCCCAGGCGGCTGTTATAATCGGGTCTGTAATACAAATACTTATGTCCGTCAGTCGTTTGCACATCGATGTAAACTGTATATGACTCACTATACTGCATCGACCATTGCAGGACAAATTGTTCTCGGTTATACCAGATGCTGCCATCGGCATTATCCAACCTATAACCATGATCCTGGCCTGACCCGCTCAGAACGATCACCTGGCTACCCCAGTCAGTATCATACTCATTACTAATATTCGCTCCAGCCGAATTACCAGTGTAAATACGCCAACCTAATGTGTCCCCATCTTCAGCATTCTCATAGATAACTCCCGTATCGATGGGGCCAGAATCAACCTCCATAGTAAAGGAAGCGTTGATACTGCCCTGAGAGTCATCAGCCACTGTCACATTAAACGTTGAACTGCCAAGGGCATCAGGGATACCGCTGATTTCACCCGTTGCGCTATTTAATGTCAGTCCGGTCGGTAAACTGCCATTACTGAGTGTCCAATTATACGGAGCCTTGCCTCCCGAAACCTGGATAAAGGCATTATAAGGCACTGAAAGCAAACCCGTGGATAACGAAGCCGTCTCAATCGCCAATGGACCCGCATTCTCGGTATTCAATAGCTTCACATCATCCAAGCGACCGCTACCGCGAATTAGGAACCCATTAACCTCCTCGATAACAACTCCTGGCTGAGCTTCCTCCAAGTCCGCTTGCAAGTCTCGGGTAAAAGTCTGCCACAGTCCGTTTATCGATGACGTTCCCAAACCGTGATAGATATATTCACCCGTCCCCAGACGATCGTTATCATCGGGTTTGTAACTCAGGAATTTGTGTCCATCAGTCGTTTGTACATCGATGAAAACTGTATATGACTCACTGAACTGCATCGACCATTCAATGACAAATTGTTCGCTGTTTTGCCATGTGCTACCATCAGCATTACTCAACCGATAACCGTTGTCCGTGCTCGATCCTTTCAGAGAAATCACACGACTATCTCGGACTGTATCATACAGATTGCTAATATCCGCCCCAGTCGGATCCGCATCATAAATTTTCCAACCTAATGTGTTTCCATCTTCTGCATCCTCATAGGTTGAACTGCCGATGTCATCGGGGGGAGTGATAATCGGGGTATCCGAACCATCAACAACCCTAAGAAAGAAAGCTAAGTCAGCATTTTTAGAAGGTGTTCCCCACGTTGGCCAATCATTCCAGTTAGACCCATTCGTATCAGATTCCTGCGCATATCCATCACAAAAAATAGTTTCACAACTGAATAAATCTCCAGAACCTCCTTGTTCCATCGCGTGGAACATATAGGCATCTCCCGGAGGAGCAGAAAACTCTAAGCAATATTGCGTACCAGCATTCAATGTGACCTGAGTCATTTGCGCTTCTCCCCAAGTCGGATTACTTGGAGCTGATCCATTGTGCCAGATGATGGGTTCATCAAACTCAGATGCTGGCATTGATCCAGTTGCGAGTACAGCACCACTGCATTCTTTAAGCGTGTAGGTCAACGGACCTGATGGATTGCCGTCTCGCCAGCCGTGCAGAGCTACGCTGTTTACATCGAGAGTGTCCTGAGGTGTGAAAACTTGACGCACCATCTCAGATCCTTGCACATGTTGTTGATGTTTGTATTGCGTCGCTTCATGGGATAATCCGTTAATGTACCCTTGCCCCATACAATCACCGTTGGCCAAACAAATCTCACCTATTGGAGTATTGCGTGCGGTGCGGTAATCCCAATCCTTGCTGATAATATAATCTTCACGATTATGCCATCTCAAATCTCCATCGCCAGTTGAAGATCCATTGTAGCCCTCCCCGAAGTAGGTAAGTCCCCATTGCATATCGGTTGCCGCGTATTGATCATTTCCTCCGCCTGTTCCAGACGCCGGGGTATCGACCTCTGATTCTGCGTGTTGAAGCCAAAGGTGATTTGTGCTCACAAAATTATTTACAGGATCTGGTGAGGTATTCGTAAGTACAATATGATAAATATTCCCAGCGGTTAAAGCTGAAGTATTCGAAAAAAACACAGGTAAAAACGAAGGATCCGAAAGGAGATTGTCTCGTTTTGCAATACCGAACGAAGGACCATTTTCATCAGGAAAACCGAACCCATCGTCTCCTTTAATTTCAAAGGTAACCGGCACTAAATCACCAGCATGGTAGAAGCTACTTGTGCCGCCAGTCCCGTTTTGGTTTTCCCATAGAAATTTTACGGGTGCGCTGGAACTGGTCGCTTCAAAGCGATAGGATTGCTTGTATGTATTTAGCGGACCACCAAGCCGTTGTGGTCCAAGGGCTGCTGAGCCCCAAGACTGTCCATAGAACTCTGCTGCACCAAAACCATCGAAGGATGCTTGCTCAGCATTACTCGTCGTTACATAGCTGAAAAATAAAAGTCCCAAACATAGGAAAGATCTTCCGTGGTTGTAGTTATCCATGATTTCTCCAGTCAATAATATCTAACGATATTGAGTTTTTAGATATTTTTATCCATTCGTTAATGATACCGATCGATCCCAACTGTTTTATAAATAACTGTTTTAAATCACTCAATTTAAAGAATTCCTGTATGTGGTTTTAGCAATTAGTAGGTTAATAATTAATGTAGGAGAATATTCTATTACATTAAAATATTAAAACGTCCCAGTTCAAAGGAAAGAAACATTCATTATGTGTTCTTTCTTGAAAATGCATTAAAGCTTAAAATTTATGCGAATGCACGGCATTTTATACTTTTAGATGTCCATTTCGTTTGATATTCGATCAGTTTTCGGGGGTATTTTATTGAACTTTAAGGTTATTTCACTATATATAGACCATTGTAATAAAATAGCAATTTTTTTTGTTTACCTGAGGTCTTTTTTGTGCTTGTTAAGTGTTGACTAATTAGGTGCGAAATTATGATTTTTAAATCTGAATAAGTAAATATGTTAGAGGAGTTTAACCTAGAGAAAATAAGATGAGGGGGGAAGATTGTTTAGATGAAGTGAACTACCAGTGTGTGAGGGGTAATGAAAGTAATGCCGTTAATGACATGTATGTTCAGGGAGAACAACATTATGCAGAGCGTACGGAAACAGATAGCAGACAGCGTCGAATTTGAATACCTAAAATCAAGGCTATCAATTTTATGTGATATGAAGTAAAGGTATAAATGGCAGGGCTAGATGGCTATTACCAATCAACCCTGTTGATGTCTTGGTTAAATGCGGCTTATCATACTCTATCCTAGAACTTATCAATGTCATAGTTGTAGTTATAATAGCCGTAACTATATGAACTACTCGCTGTTTTTTCAACCGAATTCAGGATTACCCCCTTAACATTTATACCGTTTTGAGCGAATCGTTTCACTGTGACTTCAATTTCTTTAATGGATGTTTTCCCAAAGTGAGCTATTAGCAATGTTGTGCCACAATGCTTTCCAACTATGCTACTGTCTGTTACGGCCAGCAGAGGAGGGGTATCAATTATCACAATATCGTAATTATCTGATGCCCAATCTAACAACTGTTTAAATCTTTGATGCATTAATAATTCAGATGGATTAGGTAATGTTTTACCTCTAGAAATAAAGTCTACATTTTTGATATTTAATGTTTTTATGCCTTGTTCAACCGAAATGTCACCTAATAGAATATCAGATAAGCCATTTTTATGAGGTTGAGATAGGATCCGTTCAATTCGTCCTCTACGCATGTCTGCATCAATAATTAATACTTTCTGATCTACCTTTGAGATAACTGCAGCTAAGTTAGTTGCAACAAATGACTTGCCAATATCGGGTGATGGGCCGGATATCATAATGATATTGTTTGTTGCATCCATCAATGCGAAATACAAGCTACTACGTAGGTTTCGAAGTGCCTCAATGGATAGATCTGCAGGGTTTGCTATTGCTAATAAAGTTTGAGATATTTGTGTCTTTTGATTATATTTTTTATTTTGCTCTATCTTATGATTTATATCAATTTGCTGAGCGGATTTAGGTATTGTTGCATAAACAGATAAACCAATCTCTTCAATCTGCTCTGGTGACTCGACTCCTCGCTTGAAAGCTGATGCTACAATTAGAAAAGCAACACTGAACATGCCGCCTAACATAGTCGCTAACCCAACTATGATCGTTTTTTTAGGCTTAATTGGTGCGTCGTAAACTGCTGCGTTATCTAAAATTCGAACATTACCTACAGTACTGGCCTGTACAATACTTAACTCTTGTTTTTTGTTTAATAGCTGTAAGTAGACTGCTTGATTGACTTCTACATCACGCATAATACGTAATATTTCGCGTTGTTTTTTTGGTAATGCTTGAATCTTAGCATTAAGAACTTTACGTCTTTCTTGGAGCGTTTTTCGTTTATCCAATAAAGCAATATATGAAGGGTGTTTTTTAGTGAAAAGTTTCGAGATATCACTTTCTTTAAAGGTGATATCATTAAGCTGTGCTTCTAAGGATACGATCACATCTAAGGTTGATTGCGCTTCCATTCCCAAATTAACGGAGTCATTCATTGATTTAAAGTTATTTAATTTATTTTCATATTCCGTTAATTTATTTTTAATTTTTGGTAAATGTGTGTTTACAAAATCTAAACTATTTTTTGCCATTTCTGCATTGCGAGCTAGGTTTTGTAAAAAATAGTTAGTACTGATGTCGTATACTATGTCTTTTATTTGTGCTTTGCTTTTACCTGTAAAAGAAAATAATAAAAGACCCGATTTTTTACCCATTTCACTGACAGATAAAGACTTTTTTAGCCACCTGATTGCTGCTAATTGCGAGCGTTTACCAATATTATATTTTTGATTTTTCTCTCCTTTAAGCTGTGTAACCAACAACTGATAACCTTCTTTTTCTACTAATACTCCAACCGTGCCAGATAAAATAACCATATTGTGGTCATTGATTAATTGATAAGTACCTTTTGCGTTATCAAGTAAAACTATTTGATGTTTCGCTTGCGCAGCATATTCAGGTATCTCAAATTTTGAGACAGATATTGAAGTTTTTGTTGCTAACAATTGTGTGAAAGAAAGAAACGAGTCTAACTTTAATATTTTTTCTATATTTGTATATACAGAAGACCAATAATCAGCTGAAGATAATATAGTAAGGTTAAATTTATCAACGGTTTGGATTAAGATCATTCTAGACTT
Coding sequences within:
- a CDS encoding Ig domain-containing protein, with translation MDNYNHGRSFLCLGLLFFSYVTTSNAEQASFDGFGAAEFYGQSWGSAALGPQRLGGPLNTYKQSYRFEATSSSAPVKFLWENQNGTGGTSSFYHAGDLVPVTFEIKGDDGFGFPDENGPSFGIAKRDNLLSDPSFLPVFFSNTSALTAGNIYHIVLTNTSPDPVNNFVSTNHLWLQHAESEVDTPASGTGGGNDQYAATDMQWGLTYFGEGYNGSSTGDGDLRWHNREDYIISKDWDYRTARNTPIGEICLANGDCMGQGYINGLSHEATQYKHQQHVQGSEMVRQVFTPQDTLDVNSVALHGWRDGNPSGPLTYTLKECSGAVLATGSMPASEFDEPIIWHNGSAPSNPTWGEAQMTQVTLNAGTQYCLEFSAPPGDAYMFHAMEQGGSGDLFSCETIFCDGYAQESDTNGSNWNDWPTWGTPSKNADLAFFLRVVDGSDTPIITPPDDIGSSTYEDAEDGNTLGWKIYDADPTGADISNLYDTVRDSRVISLKGSSTDNGYRLSNADGSTWQNSEQFVIEWSMQFSESYTVFIDVQTTDGHKFLSYKPDDNDRLGTGEYIYHGLGTSSINGLWQTFTRDLQADLEEAQPGVVIEEVNGFLIRGSGRLDDVKLLNTENAGPLAIETASLSTGLLSVPYNAFIQVSGGKAPYNWTLSNGSLPTGLTLNSATGEISGIPDALGSSTFNVTVADDSQGSINASFTMEVDSGPIDTGVIYENAEDGDTLGWRIYTGNSAGANISNEYDTDWGSQVIVLSGSGQDHGYRLDNADGSIWYNREQFVLQWSMQYSESYTVYIDVQTTDGHKYLYYRPDYNSRLGTDEYIHHGLGTSSINGQWQTFTRDLQADLEEAQPGVVIEEVNGFLIRGSGRLDDVKLLNAESVRR
- a CDS encoding polysaccharide biosynthesis tyrosine autokinase, with product MTNKNIPFRNNQSTNKSDVIDLGKLLCILLDGKWVVIFATILFMIVGVIYALSATPIYKADALVQVEEKSRGVPSLGNDVADMFAQESSSVTEIGIIKSRMILIQTVDKFNLTILSSADYWSSVYTNIEKILKLDSFLSFTQLLATKTSISVSKFEIPEYAAQAKHQIVLLDNAKGTYQLINDHNMVILSGTVGVLVEKEGYQLLVTQLKGEKNQKYNIGKRSQLAAIRWLKKSLSVSEMGKKSGLLLFSFTGKSKAQIKDIVYDISTNYFLQNLARNAEMAKNSLDFVNTHLPKIKNKLTEYENKLNNFKSMNDSVNLGMEAQSTLDVIVSLEAQLNDITFKESDISKLFTKKHPSYIALLDKRKTLQERRKVLNAKIQALPKKQREILRIMRDVEVNQAVYLQLLNKKQELSIVQASTVGNVRILDNAAVYDAPIKPKKTIIVGLATMLGGMFSVAFLIVASAFKRGVESPEQIEEIGLSVYATIPKSAQQIDINHKIEQNKKYNQKTQISQTLLAIANPADLSIEALRNLRSSLYFALMDATNNIIMISGPSPDIGKSFVATNLAAVISKVDQKVLIIDADMRRGRIERILSQPHKNGLSDILLGDISVEQGIKTLNIKNVDFISRGKTLPNPSELLMHQRFKQLLDWASDNYDIVIIDTPPLLAVTDSSIVGKHCGTTLLIAHFGKTSIKEIEVTVKRFAQNGINVKGVILNSVEKTASSSYSYGYYNYNYDIDKF